The following nucleotide sequence is from Deltaproteobacteria bacterium.
GCTCGCCGTCGGCGTCGTACTTCCGCGTCACCTTCCCTGTCGACATGATGGTGTCGCCCGGCCAGACGCGCGTGGCGAAGCGGACCTTGAAGCGGCGGAGGTTCTCCGGCCCGACGAAGTCGGTCACGCAGCGGCCGACGAATGCGGCGGTCAGCATGCCGTGGCCGAACACGCTCGGCTGGCCGGCCATGTGGGCGAACTCCTCGTCGTGATGGATCGGGTTGAAGTCGCCGGAGGCGCCCGCATAGCGGACGAGATCCGTCCGGCTCAGGTTCTCGACCACGACGGGCGGCAGCTCGTCGCCCTCGTTCACGTCCTGGAAGAAGCGCGCCATGCTCACCCCTGCACGGCGCCCTCGGTCTGGATGAGGGTGCTCCGGCTGTAGGCGGCCACCTCGCCGCGCTGGTTGGTGAACTCGGTCTCGGTGATGACGAAGAGCATCTTCCCGCCCCGCTTGCCCTCCTTCTCGAAGACGTCCTTGGTGCGCCCGCGGGCCGTGAGCACGTCGCCCGGGCGGATCGGCTTCAGGTACTCGAACTCCTGCTCGCCGTGCAGCAGCCGGCGGTAGTCGAGCTTGAGGCTCCGCGCGCCGCCCATGCCGCCCTCGATCCAGTGCGCGATGGTC
It contains:
- a CDS encoding MaoC family dehydratase, producing the protein MNELKTDKGKPGEASPSPARGLGASEERSERSERAPHGPPESNWSEPITMRVEYGKIREFARAIKDANPAYAGDAALAPPTFLMTIAHWIEGGMGGARSLKLDYRRLLHGEQEFEYLKPIRPGDVLTARGRTKDVFEKEGKRGGKMLFVITETEFTNQRGEVAAYSRSTLIQTEGAVQG
- a CDS encoding dehydratase gives rise to the protein MARFFQDVNEGDELPPVVVENLSRTDLVRYAGASGDFNPIHHDEEFAHMAGQPSVFGHGMLTAAFVGRCVTDFVGPENLRRFKVRFATRVWPGDTIMSTGKVTRKYDADGERRIDGEVQAVNQKGDVAVSGSFTAALPSRG